One stretch of Rhodanobacteraceae bacterium DNA includes these proteins:
- the rimI gene encoding ribosomal protein S18-alanine N-acetyltransferase yields MACTGRELAGSSANAHSAGSKAILLEALAPAAGRAVNAVVKPAVPQIRPMRSDDLREIMAIEVRAYEFPWTEAVFRDCLKAGYSLWVLESTAGILGYGVLSAAAGEAHILNLCVAPEHQGAGYGRRLLSRLIDLARWHQVERVFLEVRPSNTAAISLYHRSGFCEIGHRPNYYPAANGRREDAVVMARELLPD; encoded by the coding sequence ATGGCATGCACTGGGAGAGAGCTTGCCGGATCTTCAGCAAATGCGCACAGTGCCGGCAGCAAAGCGATCCTTCTGGAGGCGCTTGCGCCAGCGGCTGGCAGAGCGGTGAACGCCGTCGTCAAGCCGGCGGTTCCGCAGATCCGGCCAATGCGCAGCGACGATCTGCGCGAGATCATGGCCATTGAAGTACGCGCCTACGAATTTCCGTGGACCGAAGCGGTCTTTCGCGACTGCCTCAAGGCGGGCTACAGCCTCTGGGTGCTGGAGAGCACGGCCGGCATTCTTGGCTACGGCGTGCTCTCGGCTGCCGCTGGCGAGGCCCACATCCTGAATCTTTGTGTGGCGCCGGAGCATCAGGGTGCTGGCTACGGCCGCCGCCTGCTCAGTCGGCTGATCGATCTGGCCCGCTGGCACCAGGTAGAGCGTGTGTTTCTCGAGGTCAGGCCGTCGAATACGGCGGCGATTTCGCTCTACCATCGCAGTGGCTTCTGCGAGATCGGCCATCGCCCCAACTATTACCCCGCCGCCAACGGTCGCCGCGAAGACGCCGTGGTGATGGCGCGCGAGTTGCTGCCGGATTGA
- a CDS encoding membrane integrity-associated transporter subunit PqiC, producing MMIRNPDLRCLTLALAALCLLLAGCSAPQPIPDFRYYRLAPASSVAALPAPLLDQPLVVTDFRADGVHGERPILYANDPDSLKTSQYHYQLWNDPPPVMVQRRLQELLSAAGVSAYVTDRLSPRTTGYRLTGSIYRFERVLVEGQPTEAVMGVRLRLQLDGAELPLIEGDYLLRMPVSGPRVEDSAVALSAAVDELARRLIKDLRQVVAQR from the coding sequence ATGATGATCCGCAACCCTGATCTCCGATGCCTGACGCTGGCCCTGGCGGCGCTCTGCCTGCTGCTCGCCGGCTGCAGTGCACCCCAGCCCATTCCTGATTTCCGCTATTACCGGCTCGCTCCGGCATCATCGGTGGCAGCGCTGCCGGCGCCCTTGCTGGACCAGCCGCTGGTGGTCACCGACTTTCGCGCCGATGGCGTACACGGTGAGCGTCCGATCCTCTATGCCAACGATCCGGACAGCCTGAAGACCAGTCAGTACCACTACCAGCTGTGGAACGATCCGCCGCCGGTCATGGTGCAGCGTCGCCTGCAGGAATTGTTGTCGGCAGCCGGCGTGTCGGCCTATGTCACCGACCGGCTGTCACCGCGCACCACCGGCTATCGATTGACCGGCTCCATCTACCGCTTCGAGCGGGTGCTGGTCGAGGGCCAGCCGACCGAAGCGGTCATGGGTGTGCGTTTGCGCCTGCAGCTGGACGGCGCCGAACTGCCGCTGATCGAGGGTGACTATCTGCTGCGCATGCCGGTGTCCGGACCGCGCGTGGAGGACTCCGCGGTGGCCCTGTCGGCAGCCGTGGATGAATTGGCCCGGCGCCTGATCAAGGATCTGCGCCAGGTTGTGGCTCAGCGCTAG
- a CDS encoding MCE family protein, translating into MKRENVNYFLAGLVALGALGLLLSALLVITGRSGPSDDYLVRYRNVAGLAFGTPVFYQGFRIGQIEKISPERDADATRFRVDFSVQDGWQIPKDSVAQLMSSGLLSDVFISIKEGEAKDFLEPGAEIKGQEAADLFGAVGELAGEVTSLTRDKLTPLVDRLGQRLDAIGGKFEEGTPLLIDKAVELVDQLNSSAASLDKMLGPANRGNLETLLSESSAAATNVRQLTGDLEATRKQLNSILAELDGTVKESRPEIQQAFADLRFTLDAMAQRVDAITYNLESASRHFDEFSRQIRKEPNRLIFTPKADSLPDEK; encoded by the coding sequence GTGAAACGCGAAAACGTCAATTATTTCCTGGCGGGTCTGGTGGCGCTCGGCGCCCTGGGTCTGCTGTTGAGTGCGCTGCTGGTGATCACCGGGCGCAGCGGTCCCAGCGATGACTACCTGGTTCGTTATCGCAACGTGGCCGGCCTGGCCTTCGGCACGCCGGTGTTCTACCAGGGCTTCCGCATCGGCCAGATCGAGAAGATTTCGCCCGAGCGCGACGCCGATGCCACCCGCTTCCGGGTCGATTTCTCGGTGCAGGATGGCTGGCAGATCCCCAAGGATTCGGTGGCTCAGCTGATGTCCTCGGGTTTGCTCTCGGATGTGTTCATCTCGATCAAGGAAGGCGAGGCCAAGGATTTCCTGGAGCCCGGAGCCGAGATCAAGGGGCAGGAAGCGGCCGATCTGTTCGGTGCCGTCGGCGAGCTCGCCGGCGAGGTAACCTCCTTGACCCGCGACAAGCTGACCCCGCTGGTTGATCGACTCGGCCAGCGTCTGGATGCCATCGGTGGCAAGTTCGAGGAGGGTACGCCGCTGCTGATCGACAAGGCGGTGGAACTGGTCGACCAGCTGAATTCCAGCGCGGCCTCGCTGGACAAGATGCTGGGGCCCGCGAACCGCGGCAATCTTGAAACCCTGCTGTCGGAATCCAGCGCCGCGGCCACCAATGTGCGCCAGTTGACTGGCGACCTGGAAGCCACGCGCAAGCAGTTGAATTCGATCCTGGCCGAGCTTGATGGCACCGTCAAGGAAAGTCGGCCCGAGATCCAGCAGGCCTTTGCTGATCTGCGCTTCACACTGGACGCGATGGCCCAGCGTGTCGATGCCATTACCTACAACCTGGAGTCGGCCAGCCGCCACTTCGACGAGTTCAGCCGCCAGATCCGCAAGGAGCCCAATCGATTGATCTTCACGCCAAAGGCCGATTCGCTTCCGGATGAGAAATGA
- a CDS encoding ATP-binding cassette domain-containing protein, whose translation MAQADINPGDPVIEVNGLVTYYGRRRILDQVDFLVQPGEIRVIMGGSGSGKSTLLRHLLGLLTPAEGSIKVLGRDINRLSPLQRLAFKREIGVSFQGGALFTSMSVGDNVALPLREHFKLDENTIRIMSRLKLEVVNLGGFQDLMPSQLSGGMIKRAALARAIVMDPQLLFFDEPSAGLDPVVSAELDELILKLRDAMRMSIVVVTHELDSAFKIADKITVLDQGRVLMTGTVPEVRGSDNERIQDLLNRRPRHVEVNVDEYLARLTGSDEDR comes from the coding sequence ATGGCACAAGCTGACATCAACCCCGGCGATCCGGTGATCGAGGTCAATGGTCTGGTCACCTACTATGGTCGCCGGCGCATTCTCGATCAGGTCGACTTTCTGGTTCAGCCCGGTGAGATCCGGGTGATCATGGGCGGCTCGGGATCGGGCAAGTCCACTCTGTTGCGACATCTGCTCGGTCTGCTGACACCGGCGGAAGGCTCCATCAAGGTGCTCGGGCGCGACATCAATCGGCTGTCGCCGTTGCAACGACTGGCCTTCAAGCGCGAAATCGGCGTCAGCTTCCAGGGCGGCGCGCTGTTCACCTCGATGAGCGTGGGCGACAACGTCGCCTTGCCGCTGCGCGAGCACTTCAAGCTCGACGAAAACACCATCCGCATCATGTCGCGGCTGAAGCTGGAGGTGGTCAATCTCGGCGGTTTCCAGGACCTGATGCCGAGCCAGCTCTCCGGCGGCATGATCAAGCGTGCGGCATTGGCCCGCGCCATCGTCATGGACCCGCAGCTGCTGTTCTTCGACGAACCCTCGGCGGGCCTTGATCCGGTGGTCTCGGCTGAACTTGACGAACTCATACTGAAGCTGCGCGATGCCATGCGCATGAGCATCGTCGTGGTCACCCACGAGCTCGACAGCGCCTTCAAGATTGCCGACAAGATCACCGTGCTTGATCAGGGCCGGGTGCTGATGACCGGCACCGTGCCCGAGGTGCGCGGCAGCGACAATGAGCGCATTCAGGACTTGCTGAATCGGCGCCCGCGGCATGTGGAAGTGAATGTGGATGAGTATCTGGCGCGTCTCACCGGCAGCGACGAAGACCGGTAG
- a CDS encoding response regulator, giving the protein MLVVEDEPILATLIAETLGELGFAVHVLDHGREVADFVRAYAPDAVLLDLNLPGRDGFSICRELREFSTVPLIMVTARAEAEDRLQGLDLGADDYICKPFSPDELAARLRALLRRATQWQQGVGAPGLSIDNQALQARFNGAPLALTPIEFRLLQTLSEQPGRVYSRAQLLDLVYHNEHEVSERAVDSHVKNLRRKIVDAAGVDPLQAVYGIGYKFQWG; this is encoded by the coding sequence GTGCTGGTGGTCGAGGACGAGCCGATCCTGGCTACCTTGATCGCCGAGACCCTGGGCGAGCTGGGCTTTGCCGTGCACGTGCTCGACCACGGCCGCGAGGTGGCCGATTTCGTGCGTGCCTATGCCCCGGATGCGGTGCTGCTGGATCTGAATCTGCCGGGACGCGACGGGTTTTCGATCTGCCGTGAGTTGCGTGAGTTCTCGACCGTGCCGCTGATCATGGTGACGGCCAGGGCCGAGGCCGAGGACCGCCTGCAAGGCCTGGACCTTGGTGCCGACGACTACATCTGCAAGCCGTTTTCGCCCGATGAGCTGGCGGCACGCCTGCGCGCGCTGCTGCGGCGTGCAACGCAGTGGCAGCAGGGCGTGGGCGCCCCCGGATTGTCCATCGACAACCAGGCCCTGCAGGCGCGATTCAATGGCGCCCCTCTGGCTCTGACACCGATCGAGTTCCGGCTGCTGCAGACCCTGTCAGAGCAGCCCGGACGGGTCTACAGCCGGGCGCAATTGCTGGATCTGGTCTACCACAACGAACACGAGGTCAGCGAACGCGCCGTCGACAGTCATGTCAAGAATCTGCGCCGCAAGATCGTCGACGCTGCCGGCGTAGACCCGCTGCAGGCCGTGTACGGGATTGGCTACAAGTTTCAGTGGGGGTAG
- a CDS encoding DUF4154 domain-containing protein — MIGLHYGATGQRGHPHLPGSQARTADEQGSARRWRRLMRSAHWCLVSTLLVVGLCAAAVTAHADSQDERRVRTGARLFRALLAADMDIERRVGDKGWLDIGILAARTEDADALSRLMVPVDAPDQALVRGYPMRVRRLQTLSDGEPAPAAVFLANRLSDSELAALIDWSRRHHALLYSPYEGDVERGVMAGLSIEAKVVPYVNQSALTAAQVQLKPFFMKVAKVHP; from the coding sequence ATGATTGGCCTGCATTATGGCGCGACTGGTCAACGGGGGCATCCACACTTGCCGGGATCGCAGGCACGCACGGCAGACGAGCAAGGCTCGGCACGACGCTGGCGCCGGCTGATGCGCAGCGCGCACTGGTGTCTGGTGAGCACCTTGCTGGTCGTGGGCTTGTGTGCCGCCGCCGTCACTGCCCATGCCGACAGCCAGGACGAGCGTCGCGTGCGCACCGGGGCACGGCTGTTCCGGGCGCTGCTGGCGGCAGACATGGACATTGAACGCCGCGTGGGCGACAAGGGTTGGCTGGACATCGGCATTCTGGCCGCCCGCACCGAAGATGCCGATGCGCTGTCGCGACTGATGGTGCCGGTGGATGCACCCGATCAGGCCCTGGTGCGGGGTTATCCGATGCGAGTGCGCCGCTTGCAGACGCTGAGCGACGGGGAACCCGCCCCCGCCGCGGTGTTTCTGGCGAACCGCCTGAGCGACAGCGAACTCGCCGCCCTCATCGACTGGAGTCGGCGACACCATGCATTGCTCTATTCGCCCTATGAAGGCGATGTTGAGCGCGGCGTCATGGCGGGCTTGTCGATCGAGGCCAAGGTGGTGCCCTACGTCAACCAGAGTGCGCTGACGGCGGCGCAGGTTCAGCTCAAGCCCTTCTTCATGAAGGTCGCGAAGGTGCACCCATGA